The genomic stretch GACAACGCGAACACGAACCTCGCTCGCACCAAGATCTACGCGCCCATCGACGGCACGATTCTCTCCCGCGACGTCTCGGTCGGCCAGACGGTCCAAGCCAGTTTCTCCGCCCCCACGCTCTTCACGATCGCGCAAGACCTTCGCGAAATGGAGATCGCCGCGAGTGTCTCCGAGGCCGACATCGGCAACGTCGCGCCCGGTCAACCGGCCTCGTTCACCGTCGACGCGTTTCCGGGCCGCACGTTCTCCGGTCTCGTGCGCCAAGTTCGCAACAACCCCACCGAGTCCCAAAGCGTGGTGAACTACACGACGATCATCACCGTGGCCAACGACGACTCGAAACTCCGCCCCGGCATGACCGCCGACGTCACGATCACCACCGCTGCGTGCAACGACGTCCTGGTCGTACCCAATTCTTCACTACGATTTCAACCGCCAGCCGGCACACCGTTCGCCGCCACCGCGACCACGCCGACCGCTGCTTCTTCCACGGCGCCCGATGGACCTCCTCCCGGCATGGGTCCTTCGCGAGACGGGACCGGCCGTCCGTCTCCGTCCGGAGCCGGCCCCGCCGCGGGTCAACGTCGCCGAGCCGGGGGTTCCGGATCTCCCGCTCGCACCACGCAGACGATCCACGTCCTCGAGCGCGGCACCGCAGGCGCGAGCGGTGCCTCCTGGACGCTCGCGGCGCGCTCCGTCGTGGTCGGCATCTCCGACGGTGCATCGACCGAAATCGTGAGCGGCCTGGAGGAGGGCGACGTGGTCGTCACCGGCAATGCCCTTCCCGCCGTGGCCGGAGTCGCCCCGGCCACGGATACCGTGAATCCCTTCGCGCCTCGTCCGCCCGTCCGTCGTTGAAAACCAACTACACGCGCGCCGCCATGCACACCGTCGTCGACATCTCCGACATCCACCGCACCTACCACACCGGCGGCTCGCCGGTCCACGCCGTGCGCGGCGTCTCCTTGCGCATCCCGCGCGGTGACTTCGTCGCCGTCATGGGCGCGAGCGGCTCCGGCAAGTCGACGTTGATGAACATCCTCGGGTGTCTCGACCGACCTGACGCAGGCACGTACCTACTCGACGGCGAGGATGTTTCCGGTCTCGGCCGGGACGAGCGCGCCGCGATCCGCAACGAGAAACTCGGCTTCGTCTTCCAAGGCTTCAACCTCCTCGCCCGCACGTCCGCTCGCGACAACGTCGAACTGCCCCTGCTCTACTCCCGGCGTTCCGTCTCGCGACGCGAAGCCCGCGCCCGCGCGGAACACGCGTTGCACACCGTCGGTCTCGCCGATCGCGCGGACCATTTTCCGAATCAGCTCTCAGGTGGCCAACAGCAGCGCGTCGCCATCGCGCGCGCCCTCGTCACCGGTCCGGAGCTGATCCTCGCCGACGAACCGACGGGCAACCTCGATACTCGCACGAGCATCGAGATCATGAGTCTGTTCCAATCGCTCAACGACGCCGGTGCCACGATCGCGATGGTCACGCACGAACTCGACATCGCCGCCTACACGCGTCGCACCGTCGTCATGCGCGACGGACGCATCGTCGGAGACAGCCCCGTGGCGACTCGCCTCGACGCCGCCGTCGAACTCGCCCGCCACGCCGACGAAGAGCGGCAAGCGGCACTCTCCGCCTGACGTCGGCGCACTCTCGTCATGAAACTCTCCGTCATCCTCCAGATCGCCGTGGCCGCGCTCCGTCGCCGACCCATGCGGACGTTGCTCACCATGCTCGGCGTGATCATCGGCGTCGGGGCGGTCGTCGCCATGATCGGCATCGGCAACGGCGCGCGTTCGCAGATGGAACAACAAGTCGCGAGCCTCGGCCGCAACGTCGTGATGGTCATGGCCGGAAGCTCGCAGCGTGGCGGAGTGTTCGGCGGTCTCGGTGGTGCCGGCACGCTCACGGTGGAAGACGCGGAGGCGATCCTGCGCGAGGTCGACGGCGTCGCCGCAGTCTCGCCGGAAGCCCGCGGGAGCGTTCAGGTCGCCTACGGAAACGCCAACTGGAACACCCAACTGCTCGGCGAGAGCGAGACGTATCCACAAATCCGCGACTGGCAGGTCGCCTCGGGCTCGTTCTACGGCGAAGCCGAGATCGCCTCGGCCGCACGCGTGGCGGTGCTCGGCCGCACGGTGGCGACGAAGTTGTTCGAAGACGCCGATCCCGTCGGCCGTTCGATTCGCATCGGCGGCGCACCGTACGTCGTGGTCGGGGTGATGGCGGCGAAGGGTTCCAACATGATGGGGCAAGACCAAGACGACGTCGTGCTCGTGCCCTACACCACCGCCATGCGTCGTGTCCTCGGGCAGACACATCTGCGCTCCATCTCCGTCTCCGCCGCCCATCCGGAGTGGATCGAGACGGTTTCGCTCGAGATCACGCAACTGCTGCGCCAGCGCCACCGTATCGCCGTGGGTCGCAGCGACGATTTTCACGTCCGCACGCAGCAAGAGATCGCGGAGTTCGCCACGTCCACTTCGCAACTCATGACGGCGCTTCTCGGCGCGATCGCGAGCGTGTCGCTCGTGGTCGGAGGCATCGGGATCATGAACATCATGCTCGTGAGCGTGACGGAGCGTACCCGGGAAATCGGTACACGCATCGCCGTCGGCGCACGCGGGCGCGACATCATGCTGCAGTTTCTAGTCGAAGCCGTGATGCTCAGCGGACTCGGCGGGCTGCTCGGCATCGCCCTCGGCTACGGGGCTTCGTGGGCGGTTTCGTTTCAACTCCACTGGCCCACCGCGATTCCCGGATCGGCGGTCGCACTCGCGTTCGGCACGAGTGCGGCGATCGGCGTGTTCTTCGGCTTCTATCCAGCCCGGCAGGCGTCGCGTTTGGATCCGATCGAGGCGCTGCGTTTCGAGTAGGCCCGGAGCGTCGCGCTCGTTCCGTCCGAACCGGAACGATTAGGACTGCAACCGCGTCTACGGGCGGACTACCGTGCGAAGGTACGCACGCCCGCCCATGCCCCCCGCCCCTCCGAGTGAACCCACCTTCTTCGCCACCGCGGCCGAGTTCCGCGCGTGGCTGGAGCGACACCACGATCGCGCCACGGAGCTCGTCCTCGGCTTCAACAAGAAGGGCTCCGGCCTCGGCGGGATCACCTACGCCGAAGCGCTCGACGAGGCACTCTGCTTCGGATGGATCGACGGCATCCTGCGGCGTATCGACGACAAGCGACACTGCCTGCGTTTCACGCCGCGCAAACCCCGCAGCATCTGGTCGCTGGTCAACGTCCGCCACGTGGAACGCCTCGAGCGCGCGGGGCGGATGCACCCTGCCGG from Opitutales bacterium ASA1 encodes the following:
- a CDS encoding ABC transporter ATP-binding protein, giving the protein MKTNYTRAAMHTVVDISDIHRTYHTGGSPVHAVRGVSLRIPRGDFVAVMGASGSGKSTLMNILGCLDRPDAGTYLLDGEDVSGLGRDERAAIRNEKLGFVFQGFNLLARTSARDNVELPLLYSRRSVSRREARARAEHALHTVGLADRADHFPNQLSGGQQQRVAIARALVTGPELILADEPTGNLDTRTSIEIMSLFQSLNDAGATIAMVTHELDIAAYTRRTVVMRDGRIVGDSPVATRLDAAVELARHADEERQAALSA
- a CDS encoding ABC transporter permease, encoding MKLSVILQIAVAALRRRPMRTLLTMLGVIIGVGAVVAMIGIGNGARSQMEQQVASLGRNVVMVMAGSSQRGGVFGGLGGAGTLTVEDAEAILREVDGVAAVSPEARGSVQVAYGNANWNTQLLGESETYPQIRDWQVASGSFYGEAEIASAARVAVLGRTVATKLFEDADPVGRSIRIGGAPYVVVGVMAAKGSNMMGQDQDDVVLVPYTTAMRRVLGQTHLRSISVSAAHPEWIETVSLEITQLLRQRHRIAVGRSDDFHVRTQQEIAEFATSTSQLMTALLGAIASVSLVVGGIGIMNIMLVSVTERTREIGTRIAVGARGRDIMLQFLVEAVMLSGLGGLLGIALGYGASWAVSFQLHWPTAIPGSAVALAFGTSAAIGVFFGFYPARQASRLDPIEALRFE
- a CDS encoding YdeI/OmpD-associated family protein, with translation MPPAPPSEPTFFATAAEFRAWLERHHDRATELVLGFNKKGSGLGGITYAEALDEALCFGWIDGILRRIDDKRHCLRFTPRKPRSIWSLVNVRHVERLERAGRMHPAGLAAFAARTPERTGVYSFEQTVPAKLPAAFEKRFRAERAAWDFFRSQSPGYRRAAVFWVLGAKREATREKRLAQLIDDSAHARRLAHLAR